DNA sequence from the Streptomyces sp. MST-110588 genome:
GGGTGACTGCGGTGTGGGGTGTGCGGTGCGCGGTGTGTGGTGTGCCGATGTGCTGTGCCGGCGCGCTCTGCGTCAGTCGACGGGTACCAAAACGACCGGGCAGTGAGCGTGGTGCAGCATCGCGTGGGTGACCGGCCCCAGTTGCAGGCCGACGCGGCGCGGGCGGCGGTGGACGGCCAGTACGGCCACGTCGGCGTGGTGGCTCGCCTCGACCAGGGCGCGCGCGGCCCCCTGGCAGACGGCCTCGGGGCGGACCTCGACGCCTGGGTACCGCTGCCGTACCGCCGCGGCCACGTGCTGGGGGACGGCTTCGGCGGCCTTGCGCAGATGCTCCAGCTCGTCCCAGGCCAGGTGGCAGGACGCGGCGTGCGAGCCCAGGGGCGCGGCCGGGTACTGCCAGGCGTGCAGCACGCGCAGGCCGGACCCCTGCCGCGCGGCCTCTTGGAAGGCGAAGTGCGCGGCGGCGGTGTCCGCGTCCGAGGCGATGCCGACCAGCACCCGGTGGTGCTGCCGGGGTCCACTCCGGCCGCGTACGACCATCAGCGGCGTGGTGCAGTGGGCCGCCACCCGCAGGCTCACCGAACCGAGCAGCAGACCCGTGAAGCCGCCGTGACCGCGGGTGCCGACGACGGTCAGTGCGGCGTCGCGGCCACAGCGCAGCAGTGCGCGCGCCGCGGACTGCGTGGTCAGGGACTCGCTGACGACCAGGTGCGCGGCGCGGGAGCGGACGCGCTCGGTGGCGCCGTCGATCATGCGGCGGGCGCTGCTGTAGAGCAGTTTGCCGGTGTCGTCGGTGACGCCGTAGTCGGGGAGCGGGTGCCTGCCCCACGGCCAGCCACAGATGATCTCCAGCGAGGTGCTGCGGCGTACGGCTTCGTCGGCGGCACGGTCCAGGGCGCGTACGGCGGGAGCGGAGCCGTCGAAGCCGACGACCACCCGGCCGGGGAAGGACATGGGTGCCGTTGCCATCGCGGATGCCTCCTTCAGCGGGCGCGCAGGCGGCGCAGATACGGGTCGTGCGCGGTGTGCGGCAGCAGCCGGACGCGGACGTCCAGGGGGAGGACCGCGTCCGGGCGGGCGAGGACGGGGTTGAGGTCGGCCTCGGCGAGCTGCGGGAGGTCGCACGCCATGCGGGACAGCCGCAGCAGGAGCTGTTCGAGACCGTCCAGGGCGACGGGGCGGCCGGTGCGGTGGCCGAACAGCAGCGGCGCGCACCGGGGAGCGGTGATCAGCGCGTGCACGTCCCGGTCCGTGAGGGGAGCCAGTCGGGCGCAGTGGTCGGCCAGGACCTCGGTGGCGGTGCCGCCGAGCCCGAAGAGCACCAGCGGCCCGAACACCTGGTCCTGGACGAGACCCGCGACCAGTTCCACGCCCCGGCCGGCCATCGGCTGGAGCACGGCCCCGGTCATCACCTCACCGAAGCGCCCGGCCAGCTCCGTATAGGCGGCGCGGACCGGTCCGGCTCCCTCCAGGTCCAGGCGCAGCGCCCCCACGTCGGTCTTGTGCAGCAGCCCGGGCCAGTACGCCTTGAGCGCCATCCGCCCGCCGCCGAGCCGCTCGGCCGCGGCCACCGCCGCGTCGGCGTCGGTGACCCACTCCCAGGGCGGCTGCCGGATGCCGTACGCGTCCAGCAGGGCCCCGCACAGCCGGGGTCCGGCCCAGCCGCCGTCCGGACGGCGGGCCAGGAAGCCGGCCACGAGCGCCTCGGCCGTCGCGGTGTCCACGCCGTCGAGCACGGGGACGGTGCCCAGTGGTTCGGCGCGCCAGTGGGCGTAGGAGACGGCGTGGGCCAGCGCGCGGGCGGCGTCCGACGGTTCGGCGTAGGCCGGGACGGCGGTGCCGCCTTGCTGGAGGAGCCGTACCGGCACGTCCTGGTCGAGCAGGGCCGCGGCGACCGGGCGGCTCCTGACCCCGGCCGACGGGCCCAGGGCCCGCGCCGGGTCGTCCCCGGTCGCCGCGGACAGGGCGGTGGGCACCAGCACCACCAGGACGGCGTCCACGGCGCCGTGCCGGGTCAGCAGGTCCAGGCAGGCCGCCAACCGCGTACCGGAGACGGCCGCGGTGGTGTCCACCGGGTTGACGGCCCGGGCGCCGGCGGGCAGCACGTCCAGCAGTTCGCGCACCAGTGGCGCCGGCAGCTCGGGGACACCGAGCCCGGCCTCGGCGCACGCGTCGGCGGCAAGGACGGCCGCGCCGCCCGCGTTGCTGACCACCGCGGTGCGCGGGCCGGCCGGCAGCGGCTGGGAACGCAGCAGGGCGGCGGTGGCCACGAGGTCACCGATGCTGTCGGTGGCGATGATCCCGGCCTGGGTGAACAGCGCCCGGCGGGTCATGGTGGGGGTGGCGACGGCCGCGCTGTGCGAGGCGGCGGCCCGGCGGCCGGCCGGTGACCGGCCCGCGTCGACCGTCAGTACGGGCATCGTGCGCGCCACCCGGCGGGCGGTGCGGGAGAAGGCGCGCGGGTTGCCGAAGGACTCCAGATGCAGCAGCGCCAGATCGGTGACGCCGTCGCTCTCCCACCACTGCAACAGGTCGTTGCCGCTGACGTCGTA
Encoded proteins:
- a CDS encoding universal stress protein encodes the protein MATAPMSFPGRVVVGFDGSAPAVRALDRAADEAVRRSTSLEIICGWPWGRHPLPDYGVTDDTGKLLYSSARRMIDGATERVRSRAAHLVVSESLTTQSAARALLRCGRDAALTVVGTRGHGGFTGLLLGSVSLRVAAHCTTPLMVVRGRSGPRQHHRVLVGIASDADTAAAHFAFQEAARQGSGLRVLHAWQYPAAPLGSHAASCHLAWDELEHLRKAAEAVPQHVAAAVRQRYPGVEVRPEAVCQGAARALVEASHHADVAVLAVHRRPRRVGLQLGPVTHAMLHHAHCPVVLVPVD
- a CDS encoding GNAT family N-acetyltransferase — its product is MTSTERPGRTGSTGSTGSTGRSSAHALLSDGTTVCIRPAGPEDRDRVYRLFAGMSPQNLRLRFFTVGTRSAEVAADRISSAAGPGDQALLALVGDEVTGTAEFHRSSRDPARAEIGLAVADAWHSHGIGTLLLEHLAHAARATGIGSFTADALTENRPMLKVISDLGLRTARRFDGPEVHCTIELAEDERYLSAVDARGRTADVASLQPLLRPASIAVVGAGRSPSSVGHALLTNIRAYGFTGGLTAVNPHAGDTVGTVPSYPSIEQVPVVPDLAVLAVPAPAVPDVAEQCGKRGVKALLVLSSGLDGGQAAGLLAACRAHGMRLVGPNCLGLANTEQAVRLDATFAAAPPAAGTAGIAVQSGGVGIALLSALARLGIGVSSFVSLGDKYDVSGNDLLQWWESDGVTDLALLHLESFGNPRAFSRTARRVARTMPVLTVDAGRSPAGRRAAASHSAAVATPTMTRRALFTQAGIIATDSIGDLVATAALLRSQPLPAGPRTAVVSNAGGAAVLAADACAEAGLGVPELPAPLVRELLDVLPAGARAVNPVDTTAAVSGTRLAACLDLLTRHGAVDAVLVVLVPTALSAATGDDPARALGPSAGVRSRPVAAALLDQDVPVRLLQQGGTAVPAYAEPSDAARALAHAVSYAHWRAEPLGTVPVLDGVDTATAEALVAGFLARRPDGGWAGPRLCGALLDAYGIRQPPWEWVTDADAAVAAAERLGGGRMALKAYWPGLLHKTDVGALRLDLEGAGPVRAAYTELAGRFGEVMTGAVLQPMAGRGVELVAGLVQDQVFGPLVLFGLGGTATEVLADHCARLAPLTDRDVHALITAPRCAPLLFGHRTGRPVALDGLEQLLLRLSRMACDLPQLAEADLNPVLARPDAVLPLDVRVRLLPHTAHDPYLRRLRAR